A genomic window from Glycine max cultivar Williams 82 chromosome 17, Glycine_max_v4.0, whole genome shotgun sequence includes:
- the LOC100785377 gene encoding MORN repeat-containing protein 1 yields the protein MLMHHHHKPELHIGKENPHLSSDDAATSTPQTHFSIQVSPSSPHPPPPNSPNTPFHHERFSNKRIIPIMTFPLFQTPFGAKFPTSKLLPRFRFLLFLPLPSLYLLFSNPSPLDFFSVIAFSAALFVSLNLALSFFTRLFPTKFSSSSSSSSPQPVVWSIGSNPKQVKNTNWGCWVQVYSNGDVYEGEFQKGKCWGSGVYHYHMHGRYEGGWVDGKYDGYGVETWARGSRYRGQYREGLRHGMGIYKFYCGDVYGGEWSNGQCHGFGVHTCIDGSRYVGEFKWGVKHGLGQYHFRNGDIYAGEYFADKMHGFGVYQFQNGHRYEGAWHEGRRQGLGMYTFRNGETQCGHWQNGILDDPKRHNSPTGSPCAVDHAKVFNAVQDAHSAAEKAYNMAKVDDGVNKVVAAANKAANTARDAAVKAVQNRMHHNNSNNK from the exons ATGTTAATGCATCACCACCACAAGCCAGAGCTTCACATCGGAAAAGAGAACCCCCACCTCTCTTCCGATGACGCCGCCACTTCAACTCCACAAACCCATTTCTCAATTCAGGTTTCACCTTCCTCGCCCCATCCACCTCCACCAAACTCACCAAACACGCCGTTCCACCATGAACGCTTCTCCAACAAGAGAATAATACCCATCATGACTTTCCCTCTGTTCCAAACACCCTTTGGCGCAAAGTTTCCAACTTCCAAGCTTCTCCCGCGTTTCCgcttcctcctcttcctcccCCTTCCTTCCCTCTACCTCCTCTTCTCAAACCCTAGCCCCTTAGATTTCTTCTCAGTTATCGCTTTCTCAGCAGCACTCTTCGTTTCCCTCAATTTGGCACTGTCTTTCTTCACTCGATTGTTCCCCACCAAattctcatcatcatcatcatcctctTCTCCTCAGCCTGTTGTATGGTCTATTGGGTCGAACCCTAAGCAAGTAAAGAACACAAATTGGGGGTGTTGGGTCCAAGTTTACAGCAATGGGGATGTTTATGAGGGTGAATTTCAAAAAGGGAAGTGTTGGGGGAGTGGGGTTTATCACTATCACATGCATGGGAGGTATGAGGGAGGATGGGTTGATGGAAAGTATGATGGGTATGGTGTTGAGACATGGGCTAGAGGGAGCAGGTATAGAGGGCAATATAGAGAAGGTTTGAGGCATGGAATGGGGATATATAAGTTTTACTGTGGGGATGTGTATGGTGGTGAGTGGTCTAATGGACAGTGTCATGGGTTTGGAGTCCACACTTGCATTGATGGCAGCCGCTATGTTGGGGAGTTCAAATGGGGAGTCAAACATGGACTTGGACAGTACCATTTcag AAATGGGGACATATATGCTGGTGAATATTTTGCAGACAAGATGCATGGTTTTGGAGTGTATCAATTTCAGAATGGTCATCGGTATGAGGGGGCATGGCATGAAGGAAGAAGACAAGGACTGGGAATGTACACTTTCAGAAACGGGGAAACACAATGTGGTCATTGGCAGAATGGGATTCTTGATGATCCTAAAAGACATAATAGTCCTACTGGGTCTCCATGTGCTGTGGACCATGCCAAGGTTTTCAATGCAGTACAG GACGCACATTCTGCTGCTGAGAAAGCTTACAATATGGCAAAGGTGGATGACGGGGTGAATAAAGTAGTGGCTGCAGCTAATAAAGCAGCAAACACAGCCAGAGATGCAGCTGTAAAGGCTGTGCAAAATAGGATGCAccataataatagtaataataaatga